The Ralstonia sp. RRA DNA segment CGCGAACGCAGCGCAGCCAGCACGCCGTTGCCCGACAACAAGGAAATCTCCCGCTCAGCCGAGCGCCCCCCCAGCAGCACGCCAACCTTGCCGAGGGACTTCGGATCAATCGTCGGATGCGGAACGAACGGACCGGTGCTCATGCTGCCGCGCCTCCATTCAGATCGACCACATTCGAGGCACGTACCTCGGCCTGCCGCGCAACCACCTGGCCCGGCACTTGCCCGATCGTCCCTGCACCCATGGTGATGACCACGTCGTTGTCCTGCGCCGCATCCAGAATGGCTTGCGGCATGTCTTCAATCTGTTCCACGAACACCGGCTCGATCTTGTTGGCCACGCGCAGCGCGCGGGTGAGCGCACGACCGTCGGCCGCCACGATGGGCGGTTCGCCTGCGGCGTACACCTCGGCCAGCAGCAGTGCGTCGACGGTGCCGAGCACCTTCACGAAATCTTCAAAGCAATCGCGCGTGCGGGTGTAGCGGTGCGGCTGGAAGGCCAGCACGAGGCGGCGATCCGGGAATGCACCACGGGCGGCAGCCAGCGTGGCGGCCATCTCGACCGGGTGGTGGCCGTAGTCGTCGATGAGCGTGAAGCGGCCCTTGCCGTCGGCGGTCGGCACTTCACCGTAGCGCTGGAAGCGGCGGCCCACGCCGTTGAATTCGGCCAGCGCCTTGACGATGGCCTCGTCCGGCACTTCCAGCTCGGTGGCGATGGCGATGGCGGCCAGCGCGTTCTGCACGTTGTGCAGGCCCGGCAGGTTCAACGTGATCGACAGCGGCGGCTCGGCGTGGCCGTTGAGCTGACGGATGACGGTGAATTCCATGCGGCCATCCACGGCGCGAGTATTGACGGCGCGCACCTGCGCATCTTCGGCAAAGCCATAGCGCACCACTGGCTTGGACACGAACGGCAGGATCTCGCGCACGTTCGGGTCATCCACGCACAACACGGCAATGCCGTAGAACGGCAGGCGCTGCGTGAACTCGATGAAGGCCTGCTTCAGGCGCGAGAAATCGTGCCCGTAGGTCTCCATGTGATCGGCATCGATGTTGGTGATGACTTCGATCACGGGGAACAGGTTAAGGAACGACGCGTCGGACTCGTCCGCCTCGGCGACGATGAAGTCGCCCGTGCCCAGCCGCGCGTTGGCGCCAGCGGAGTTCAGGCGACCACCGATCACGAAGGTCGGGTCCAGGCCGCCTTCGGCCAGTACAGAGGCGACCAGGCTGGTGGTCGTCGTCTTGCCGTGCGTGCCGGCAATGGCGATGCCCTGCTTGAGGCGCATCAGCTCGGCCAGCATCACCGCGCGCGGCACGATGGGGATGCGCTTGGCGCGCGCGGCCAGCACTTCCGGGTTGTCACCGCGCACGGCGGTGGAGACCACCACCGCGTTGGCGCCGATCACATGTTCCGGCGCATGGCCCTGCATGACGGTCGCGCCCAGCGAGGCGAGGCGCTGCGTCGCCGCGCTCGTTCCCAAGTCCGAGCCCGTCACGCGGTAGCCCAGATTCAGCAGCACCTCGGCGATGCCGCTCATGCCGGCGCCGCCGATGCCCACGAAATGGATGTTCTTAACGATGTGCTTCATCAGTCGATTCCTTCCCTATGCCCGTGCCACCGCAACACACACGTCGGCGACACGCTCGGCCGCTTCCGGCCTTGCCTGTTCACGTGCTTTAGCCGCCATATCGGCCAATTGCGCACGCGTCAGGGACGCGAGTGTATCTGCCAGCGAGGCCGGACCCAGTTCCGGCTGAGGCACCAACAAGGCCGCGCCGCGTTCGGACAGAAAGCGCGCGTTGGTGGTCTGGTGGTCGTCCACCGCATGCGGGAACGGCACGAACAACGCCGCGACACC contains these protein-coding regions:
- the murC gene encoding UDP-N-acetylmuramate--L-alanine ligase → MKHIVKNIHFVGIGGAGMSGIAEVLLNLGYRVTGSDLGTSAATQRLASLGATVMQGHAPEHVIGANAVVVSTAVRGDNPEVLAARAKRIPIVPRAVMLAELMRLKQGIAIAGTHGKTTTTSLVASVLAEGGLDPTFVIGGRLNSAGANARLGTGDFIVAEADESDASFLNLFPVIEVITNIDADHMETYGHDFSRLKQAFIEFTQRLPFYGIAVLCVDDPNVREILPFVSKPVVRYGFAEDAQVRAVNTRAVDGRMEFTVIRQLNGHAEPPLSITLNLPGLHNVQNALAAIAIATELEVPDEAIVKALAEFNGVGRRFQRYGEVPTADGKGRFTLIDDYGHHPVEMAATLAAARGAFPDRRLVLAFQPHRYTRTRDCFEDFVKVLGTVDALLLAEVYAAGEPPIVAADGRALTRALRVANKIEPVFVEQIEDMPQAILDAAQDNDVVITMGAGTIGQVPGQVVARQAEVRASNVVDLNGGAAA